CAAGTTGGTGTTGGAGCTAGTATATGGATTCTGCTTTGTCATTTGAGTACTTGTGCAAACCTTGTCATTTGAGTACTTGTGCAAACCTCTAGCAGTTTATTAGGTGTCAATTATGATACCTAAACATTGAAGATGATTTTATTGCCGTTTACCATCATGCATTTTCTGGGTGAGTGAAAAAATTCTATTGGATTGTACTTAATTGCATGTGGATAATAGAAGAAGAGGTTAGGCCAAGTTATTCGAGATCTCTTGGAGACTATGGAAACAAAGGTCAAGACTGCGGAAGGAAAAGGTTTAGGAAACTGTCCATTTTACCATTTGATACTgcagcaaggaaaaaaaaaaaaaaaaaaaaaaaacacccttAACAGCCCTTATGATAGGAACTTAAATGATCATTCCTAAATGATAATTGGCAGTTATCTAATTTGACTGCTCTGCCTTATAGCAAGAATGAGCATTCAACCAATTAATAGATATATGTTCTATATATCTTTACTATTGCCTTGTGACAACGTTTTATATACAGATCACTAGATTTTATTGTCCTCCGAATAAACTAAAAGCTTGAGAATGATTGCCAACAAAGATAGCAAAACTGCTTTTAGTATAATCAAGGGGGAAAAAAGAACATTAGAAACTGTTATTGTTGAATGGAAAATCCTTCGACAGAGGCTTCATGGATATCTCTTAGACTCTCTTAAGATGCATTAGAACAGCAAGATGCAAGACAAGTTTTCCTTGCAGCCAGAACAAGAGATCTCTGCATTTCTGAAGTCTCGCACAAATGTGAAGTCACCAGTCCAAGCTGATATTCCTAGAGAGGTAAAGCTTGTCAATGTACTCTATAACTGGTAGCGATGCATCGATAtaccttctcatcttcttccctGCTGACTGCTCTGCATCAACATTGATGATATAAGTTAGTTCCATTGGGAGGCTGCATTTCTGACATAAATTTGAACAAGTAAATCATTATCAGTGTGCTATTAGATCAGGCTGAAAATTACTTGGAAGGAtgaaatgtgaatttttttttttcttggcacaattcaaaaaagaaaacaaggaaagaaaatgaagtataAAGATTAGAATACAGTTAGTTTTTATGTGATTAGGTTGTGAAAACATTGAACCTTTTCTCTCTGCCAATTAATACTGTCAAAGGTTTATATATGGAGGAAACAATTTAAATTGACTACTTGTCCCATGAGTATGAGAgaagcatattttttttttccatttattatcattaacgGTTGGAGGAAGTTCTTACCAAAATGTGGTATGGTATTCGGTTTCGGGTCACCATACCTGTACTTATCAAATCACTGTTCTCAAAATTTCGAGTTTCAAACTCACCAGTTTCATTGAGCTTCAGCAGAAGTTGGTTTCTTGTAGGAAGAGCACACATTCCAGCAACAACCGCTGTCCGGACTGTCCATGAGTGGTATGGTGCACAAACTTGCCGATAAGCTCTTGAAGCTGCTTCCTTTAAATAGCAATCTCTGaaattgagaaaaagaaaactgttaGATGCTAAAGATAATAATAAGAGAGGATGTACGGGATATAGTGTAATTTATCGAAAATTTATCATTTCCAATCACATTGGCTGATATTTCAAATGATTGACCTATGAAATCATTTAAAGTGTGACTGGAGATAATAAAATCCAAGATAAGAGTAGCATTGATCGAGAGTACGTAAAATACtaagatttttttgttttgtttggctCAGACCACTGTCATTTGCTTGTAGTTGAACCAAAATACCAAGGTTTATTTTGCTGCATCTTATACAAACCAAACTATGCTGGAAGAAGAAACAGAATATGAAAGTATGAAGGGTTTGGAACATACTCTGTAGTCAAGAATTGTTCAAATAAAACTCTGATGAGGTCAAGACCCTGTCTAACTCGACGTAGATTTCGGGAAAGGCTTCCTTGTATCTTTACTGTGTCATTTGCAACATCAAGATCAAGTATGTCTTGTAACGTGTCAGATGTACTTGATGCTTCCTTTAGATCACGTACCTGAATGAATGAAAAAGAGCATTAGATTCTGGGAATTAAGTCCATCTGACTGCAGATATGAAGTTTGTAGAAATTAGAGGTCATCTGATAAACTTCAGAAGGCAAGTTCTTTGATATTTTGTGACAAGATTTCCTATTTTGGTTAGAATTATGAATCGATGCAATAATTAGACTTTTGCCACCCTTTTGGacagaattataaaaaaaaaaaaaaaaaaccgttttttctgttattcaaaattatctattagagaaatactttagtgaCAAAAAGATTTAATAAGAGTAAATTCAAACTAATCTGTCTTGATGTGATACATTAGATTGTAAATCAACTTTTACTATAAGAGATTTAACACAAAAATACGTCAatatatgagtttatttttatgatatttccTTGTGTACGTCacatttctaaattaattatggAGAAATCTTGGACTAAAATTACTtgagaataattatatatatcatgatcttTGAATCTTATGATCTACTAGACTTATCTTTTCTCTTTATTGTTGAAGAGAATGAACCTTGGAGACGTAGTCGACCTCGGCGAACTTGAAAGCGAAACCGAGGCATCCAAAAAGAACGGACACCAAAGAGCAGGCTTCGCAGAAGGTGTCCAAGCGAAGCTGCCGATCGTCCTCCCTCGATCTCAACACCTTGTCCAGCTCCTCGAAGGCCTCCGCCATGGCTGACAGAGGTGTCATCATCATCGCGTCGTGCTCCTCCAAACTCTCCCCATCCATCTcatttaatctctctctctctctctcttctatatAGATTACGAATGCTGTTTGATTTTTATTCGTTCCACAAGTTCGGCCATATTTGAACGAGTCCGTTGAAGAAATGTGTAATTTTTGTGGAAAAAGAGACGGAGAGGATTGATTAGTAGTAATGGTTATTGGGTGCAACACATGACAGAGCCGATAAGCGTTTTTGCGTGCAATTATGGGCCTGTATTGGAAAGACGTGGgggttgtgttttttttaggAATATAAGGTGGATCGAATATCTGCTACGGATGCGCTCTGCCTATCACACACAACCTTATTTTCTTCCCACTTTAAATATTCACAATaaacaatgagagagagatCGTATGGATTTGGAACAGTCAAATTCTTAGGTTGTGTTTAGTTGTTGAATCAAATTTAATTGAtctcaaatcaattatttatgaaacataatatttttttaatttttcataaaaaaattaaactcatctcaacctatttcatacatttcaaTCTAAAGAGTTAcattcatctcaacttaaaaaggttaaattcatcttaatgagactcacaaaatataattattcataactcaactcaacttatttttgttaagaaataaatctcatattgcCCGTAGACAAGGTCTTGGACATGTTTTTGAGGAATGAGCAACCCTCTATTGTTGAACCGGTTTTATGAGATAAATTAGGCTCATAAATTTCTTcaatctcaacatctaaacacagCTTAATCTCATTTTTCCTTGCTTCTTTTGCATTGTCTCATCAATGATATGGATGATGTATTTAATCCGAAATAGACTATTTTAATATCAGGGATATACTAACATTTAACATGGAATTATCAATAGCTTAAACGAATTAATTGGAAGAGTGATTTGTATTTGAGACGCATCTTAAAAAAAGTAAGTCTCGTTaatgaaaaatagtttttttttttttttatacttttttttaggtgagattcacttttttacaaagatttataataaatttatctatttagagtttgtacaaattatttctcatttaaaatatataatggcGATCAGAAGATCGGGAAAATCCTTTCGCATCATTGTGAGAAGGTATTTTCTGTATATTTTCTCTTAATTATGTCTACTTAATTTAATTTCTCTGTGTGACAAAtgcacaataattttaaaattattaatcaatattataattggAACCTTTGAATATTGGACGTCATGATCATATACTAACGC
This is a stretch of genomic DNA from Carya illinoinensis cultivar Pawnee chromosome 15, C.illinoinensisPawnee_v1, whole genome shotgun sequence. It encodes these proteins:
- the LOC122296325 gene encoding ACD11 homolog protein isoform X1, with the protein product MDGESLEEHDAMMMTPLSAMAEAFEELDKVLRSREDDRQLRLDTFCEACSLVSVLFGCLGFAFKFAEVDYVSKVRDLKEASSTSDTLQDILDLDVANDTVKIQGSLSRNLRRVRQGLDLIRVLFEQFLTTEDCYLKEAASRAYRQVCAPYHSWTVRTAVVAGMCALPTRNQLLLKLNETEQSAGKKMRRYIDASLPVIEYIDKLYLSRNISLDW
- the LOC122296325 gene encoding ACD11 homolog protein isoform X2, translating into MDGESLEEHDAMMMTPLSAMAEAFEELDKVLRSREDDRQLRLDTFCEACSLVSVLFGCLGFAFKFAEVDYVSKVRDLKEASSTSDTLQDILDLDVANDTVKIQGSLSRNLRRVRQGLDLIRVLFEQFLTTEDCYLKEAASRAYRQVCAPYHSWTVRTAVVAGMCALPTRNQLLLKLNETVSREEDEKVYRCIATSYRVH